A window from Festucalex cinctus isolate MCC-2025b chromosome 12, RoL_Fcin_1.0, whole genome shotgun sequence encodes these proteins:
- the isca2 gene encoding iron-sulfur cluster assembly 2 homolog, mitochondrial → MSPLVQAMISASKSKVLSLARASALVGNIAARQRVHRPLRSPQPISTVSLRPFSDATNRQRSELDAHVVLTESCVKRLGEIMEKGEYLRIRVEGGGCSGFQYKFSFDSKKSEDDSVFEQDGVGIIVDQDSLEFVRGATVDYSQELIRATFQVLKNPQADHGCSCGSSFSVKL, encoded by the exons ATGTCACCACTGGTACAAGCGATGATATCTGCGTCAAAGTCGAAAGTATTAAGCCTTGCCAG GGCTTCTGCGCTTGTCGGTAACATTGCGGCGAGACAACGCGTTCATCGGCCTCTCCGCAGCCCTCAGCCCATTTCCACTGTGAGTCTGCGACCTTTCAGCGACGCTACAAACCGGCAGAGGTCAGAATTGGATGCACATGTCGTCCTCACTGAGTCGTGTGTCAAG AGACTTGGTGAGATCATGGAGAAAGGAGAGTACCTGAGAATACGTGTGGAAGGGGGAGGCTGCTCCGGCTTTCAGTACAAGTTTTCATTTGATTCGAAAAAGTCTGAAGATGACAG TGTGTTCGAGCAGGACGGAGTGGGCATCATCGTGGACCAGGACAGCCTGGAGTTTGTGAGAGGAGCCACGGTGGATTACAGCCAAGAACTTATCCGCGCCACCTTCCAGGTGCTCAAGAATCCCCAAGCGGATCATGGCTGCTCCTGTGGCAGCTCCTTCTCTGTCAAACTTTAA
- the LOC144031199 gene encoding NPC intracellular cholesterol transporter 2-like, whose translation MDFKAAVFLLCLMGLTCAVPVKYVDCGSSSGKVIIVDITPCPVQPCQLHKGQSYSVNVTFSSTVQSKTSKAVVHGVIAGVPVPFPIPIEDGCKSGIQCPIQKQKSYHYLNQLPVKMQYPAIKLVVEWELRDDAEEDLFCIKFPVEIV comes from the exons ATGGATTTTAAAGCTGCCGTCTTTTTGCTCTGTTTAATGGGGCTCACCTGTGCTGTACCAGTCAAATACGTGGACTGTG GCTCGTCTTCAGGCAAGGTGATCATTGTGGACATTACTCCTTGTCCCGTTCAGCCTTGCCAGCTGCATAAAGGACAGTCCTACAGTGTCAACGTGACTTTCAGCAGCA CTGTGCAAAGCAAGACGAGCAAAGCCGTGGTCCACGGTGTCATCGCCGGAGTTCCTGTCCCCTTCCCGATTCCCATCGAAGACGGCTGCAAGTCTGGAATCCAGTGTCCCATCCAGAAGCAGAAGAGCTATCACTATTTGAACCAGCTTCCAGTCAAGATGCAGTATCCTGCG ATAAAACTGGTAGTGGAGTGGGAACTGCGAGATGACGCCGAAGAAGATCTGTTCTGCATCAAGTTCCCGGTGGAAATTGTTTGA
- the gskip gene encoding GSK3-beta interaction protein has translation MEVDCQPEDPMVSAFEDECVELCDVKDMRLEADAVVNDVLFAVAQMHVSKNLNNSSDVAYINVETREGNRYCLELTEAGLRVVGYAFNKVDEDLSTQYHETVYSLLDTLSPGYREAFGNALLERLESLKQNGQ, from the exons ATGGAAGTAGACTGCCAGCCCGAGGACCCCATGGTGTCTGCGTTCGAAGACGAATGCGTCGAGCTGTGCGACGTCAAGGACATGAGACTGGAGGCGGACGCCGTCGTCAACGACGTCCTTTTCGCTGTGGCTCAAATGCACGTGTCCAAAAACCTCAACAATTCATCAGACGTGGCTTATATCAACGTGGAGACTCGAGAAGGCAACCGCTATTGTCTGGAGCTCACAGAAGCAGGACTGAGG GTGGTGGGCTATGCTTTTAACAAAGTGGACGAGGACCTGAGCACTCAGTACCACGAGACCGTTTATTCGCTTCTGGACACGCTGAGTCCAGGCTACAGGGAAGCTTTTGGGAACGCTCTACTCGAGCGGCTCGAAAGTCTCAAGCAAAATGGACAGTGA